A window from Rhizosphaericola mali encodes these proteins:
- a CDS encoding hotdog fold thioesterase — MSRIWFKKHINLAELNASSKNTMTEFLEIQFTEIGDDYLKATMPVTAKTHQPMGILHGGASAALAETVGSIAGWLVVDISHKICVGMELNCNHIRSKKSGIVTATARPWHIGKTTQVWDIQIHDEKEKLVCISRLTLAVINQPK; from the coding sequence ATGTCCAGAATTTGGTTCAAAAAACATATAAATTTAGCAGAATTAAATGCTTCGAGTAAAAATACGATGACTGAATTTTTAGAAATCCAATTTACCGAAATAGGCGATGATTATCTAAAAGCAACCATGCCTGTTACAGCAAAAACACATCAACCAATGGGAATTTTGCATGGTGGTGCGTCAGCGGCATTAGCAGAAACCGTCGGAAGTATCGCTGGTTGGTTAGTTGTAGATATTTCACATAAAATCTGTGTAGGTATGGAATTAAATTGCAATCATATTCGCAGCAAAAAAAGCGGCATTGTTACCGCCACAGCAAGACCTTGGCATATTGGGAAAACTACGCAAGTTTGGGATATTCAAATCCATGATGAAAAAGAAAAATTAGTTTGCATAAGCCGATTGACCTTGGCGGTGATCAATCAACCGAAATAA